In Diabrotica undecimpunctata isolate CICGRU chromosome 4, icDiaUnde3, whole genome shotgun sequence, a single genomic region encodes these proteins:
- the tral gene encoding protein LSM14 homolog B isoform X2 has protein sequence MTTGMPELGSKISLISKADIRYEGRLFTVDPQECTIALASVRSFGTEDRDAQYPVPAQNQVYDYILFRGTDIKDIRVTNNVSHPQPLNDPAIMQLSVPPSLGGQTFHQTHPVLGAMGPQMGQFPGAYGGIGTIGAIGTGAIGTSLGMQRDNRGLNNSKPSELILGTSPQSNTVKPPVLSPTGVQPIQPNNHDLIGGSRSTTPASLSSRKSPTNDQGVQAGGSGHNEKRVVQPIQPPNQRNQQRRRSRERRDSRERNDNQQQNRQPIGRSQQNNAQYSYQHHQGGYSNQHNQGYQQHYQQHPRGNWVNNRGPMRMRGRARGPGYRNNIGAGGNRSRNTLKFDNDYDFEQANTEFEELRSQLGKLKIDEVASVSTKSDVNGDVDKKDDSGNETGAGETEQEEEHEVYYDKSKSFFDKISCEAVERAKGKSQRTDWRVERKLNSETFGVAAARRGSYRGRGGFRGMGYRGGYRTNNYRQPQQNQRRGGGPSSDNRQTSQQQQPAQQPQQQQQQDETEKDPPQENIHNDTDSVKPLIVEAVDLPPECSQAQSKSDTVGSVPEPAMAVK, from the exons TTCGCTCATTCGGAACTGAAGATCGTGATGCTCAATATCCAGTCCCTGCCCAAAACCAAGTATATGATTATATACTGTTCAGGGGTACTGACATCAAGGACATCAGAGTCACCAACAATGTGTCCCATCCACAACCACTCAATGACCCTGCCATTATGCAGCTTTCAGTTCCACCATCACTGGGAGGTCAAACCTTCCATCAGACTCATCCAGTTTTGGGTGCAATGGGTCCTCAAATGGGTCAGTTTCCTGGTGCATATGGTGGCATTGGTACCATTGGAGCAATAGGCACTGGAGCTATTGGAACATCATTGGGCATGCAGAGAGACAACAGGGGTTTGAACAATTCAAAGCCAAGTGAGTTAATATTGGGAACTAGTCCCCAGTCCAATACTGTGAAACCCCCAGTTCTTTCCCCCACTGGTGTTCAACCTATTCAGCCTAATAATCAtg ATCTTATTGGTGGCTCAAGAAGTACCACCCCTGCCAGCCTCAGTTCCAGAAAATCACCTACTAACGATCAGGGAGTCCAAGCGGGAGGATCAGGCCACAACGAGAAGAGAGTTGTGCAGCCAATTCAACCTCCCAATCAAAGAAACCAACAGAGACGGAGGTCAAGGGAAAGGAGAGATTCTAGAGAGAGAAATGACAACCAACAGCAAAACAGACAGCCCATTGGTCGATCTCAACAGAATAATGCCCAATACAGTTACCAACATCATCAAGGTGGATATTCAAACCAACACAATCAAGGATACCAACAGCACTATCAACAGCACCCCAGAGGTAATTGGGTGAACAATAGGGGTCCAATGAGGATGAGAGGCCGAGCAAGGGGCCCAGGCTACAGAAACAACATTGGTGCTGGTGGAAATAGATCAAGAAATACCTTGAAATTTGACAATGATTATGATTTTGAACAGGCCAATACTGAATTTGAGGAACTTAGAAGTCAGCTGGGGAAA TTAAAAATTGATGAAGTTGCAAGTGTAAGTACTAAGAGTGATGTGAATGGAGATGTGGACAAAAAAGATGATTCTGGAAATGAAACAGGTGCTGGAGAGACTGAACAAGAGGAGGAACATGAAGTATATTATGACAAGAGTAAATCCTTCTTTGATAAGATTTCATGTGAAGCAGTAGAACGAGCTAAAGGAAAATCTCAGAGGACTGACTGGCGTGTGGAACGTAAATTGAACTCTGAGACATTTGGAGTAGCAGCTGCAAGAAGAGGAAG TTACAGGGGTCGAGGTGGATTTAGAGGAATGGGCTACCGAGGAGGATACCGTACAAACAACTACCGACAACCCCAACAAAATCAGCGTCGTGGTGGAGGACCTAGCAGTGATAATCGACAGACATCCCAGCAACAACAACCAGCACAACAACCACAGCAGCAGCAGCAACAAG ACGAGACTGAAAAAGACCCACCACAGGAGAATATTCATAATGACACTGATTCTGTCAAACCACTCATTGTGGAGGCTGTAGATTTACCTCCAGAGTGTTCACAGGCTCAGAGCAAAAGTGACACCGTCGGGAGTGTTCCCGAACCTGCGATGGCAG TGAAATAG
- the tral gene encoding protein LSM14 homolog B isoform X3 — MTTGMPELGSKISLISKADIRYEGRLFTVDPQECTIALASVRSFGTEDRDAQYPVPAQNQVYDYILFRGTDIKDIRVTNNVSHPQPLNDPAIMQLSVPPSLGGQTFHQTHPVLGAMGPQMGQFPGAYGGIGTIGAIGTGAIGTSLGMQRDNRGLNNSKPTSVLDLIGGSRSTTPASLSSRKSPTNDQGVQAGGSGHNEKRVVQPIQPPNQRNQQRRRSRERRDSRERNDNQQQNRQPIGRSQQNNAQYSYQHHQGGYSNQHNQGYQQHYQQHPRGNWVNNRGPMRMRGRARGPGYRNNIGAGGNRSRNTLKFDNDYDFEQANTEFEELRSQLGKLKIDEVASVSTKSDVNGDVDKKDDSGNETGAGETEQEEEHEVYYDKSKSFFDKISCEAVERAKGKSQRTDWRVERKLNSETFGVAAARRGSYRGRGGFRGMGYRGGYRTNNYRQPQQNQRRGGGPSSDNRQTSQQQQPAQQPQQQQQQDETEKDPPQENIHNDTDSVKPLIVEAVDLPPECSQAQSKSDTVGSVPEPAMAVK, encoded by the exons TTCGCTCATTCGGAACTGAAGATCGTGATGCTCAATATCCAGTCCCTGCCCAAAACCAAGTATATGATTATATACTGTTCAGGGGTACTGACATCAAGGACATCAGAGTCACCAACAATGTGTCCCATCCACAACCACTCAATGACCCTGCCATTATGCAGCTTTCAGTTCCACCATCACTGGGAGGTCAAACCTTCCATCAGACTCATCCAGTTTTGGGTGCAATGGGTCCTCAAATGGGTCAGTTTCCTGGTGCATATGGTGGCATTGGTACCATTGGAGCAATAGGCACTGGAGCTATTGGAACATCATTGGGCATGCAGAGAGACAACAGGGGTTTGAACAATTCAAAGCCAA CTTCTGTTTTAGATCTTATTGGTGGCTCAAGAAGTACCACCCCTGCCAGCCTCAGTTCCAGAAAATCACCTACTAACGATCAGGGAGTCCAAGCGGGAGGATCAGGCCACAACGAGAAGAGAGTTGTGCAGCCAATTCAACCTCCCAATCAAAGAAACCAACAGAGACGGAGGTCAAGGGAAAGGAGAGATTCTAGAGAGAGAAATGACAACCAACAGCAAAACAGACAGCCCATTGGTCGATCTCAACAGAATAATGCCCAATACAGTTACCAACATCATCAAGGTGGATATTCAAACCAACACAATCAAGGATACCAACAGCACTATCAACAGCACCCCAGAGGTAATTGGGTGAACAATAGGGGTCCAATGAGGATGAGAGGCCGAGCAAGGGGCCCAGGCTACAGAAACAACATTGGTGCTGGTGGAAATAGATCAAGAAATACCTTGAAATTTGACAATGATTATGATTTTGAACAGGCCAATACTGAATTTGAGGAACTTAGAAGTCAGCTGGGGAAA TTAAAAATTGATGAAGTTGCAAGTGTAAGTACTAAGAGTGATGTGAATGGAGATGTGGACAAAAAAGATGATTCTGGAAATGAAACAGGTGCTGGAGAGACTGAACAAGAGGAGGAACATGAAGTATATTATGACAAGAGTAAATCCTTCTTTGATAAGATTTCATGTGAAGCAGTAGAACGAGCTAAAGGAAAATCTCAGAGGACTGACTGGCGTGTGGAACGTAAATTGAACTCTGAGACATTTGGAGTAGCAGCTGCAAGAAGAGGAAG TTACAGGGGTCGAGGTGGATTTAGAGGAATGGGCTACCGAGGAGGATACCGTACAAACAACTACCGACAACCCCAACAAAATCAGCGTCGTGGTGGAGGACCTAGCAGTGATAATCGACAGACATCCCAGCAACAACAACCAGCACAACAACCACAGCAGCAGCAGCAACAAG ACGAGACTGAAAAAGACCCACCACAGGAGAATATTCATAATGACACTGATTCTGTCAAACCACTCATTGTGGAGGCTGTAGATTTACCTCCAGAGTGTTCACAGGCTCAGAGCAAAAGTGACACCGTCGGGAGTGTTCCCGAACCTGCGATGGCAG TGAAATAG
- the tral gene encoding protein LSM14 homolog B isoform X4, translating into MTTGMPELGSKISLISKADIRYEGRLFTVDPQECTIALASVRSFGTEDRDAQYPVPAQNQVYDYILFRGTDIKDIRVTNNVSHPQPLNDPAIMQLSVPPSLGGQTFHQTHPVLGAMGPQMGQFPGAYGGIGTIGAIGTGAIGTSLGMQRDNRGLNNSKPSELILGTSPQSNTVKPPVLSPTGVQPIQPNNHASVLDLIGGSRSTTPASLSSRKSPTNDQGVQAGGSGHNEKRVVQPIQPPNQRNQQRRRSRERRDSRERNDNQQQNRQPIGRSQQNNAQYSYQHHQGGYSNQHNQGYQQHYQQHPRGNWVNNRGPMRMRGRARGPGYRNNIGAGGNRSRNTLKFDNDYDFEQANTEFEELRSQLGKLKIDEVASVSTKSDVNGDVDKKDDSGNETGAGETEQEEEHEVYYDKSKSFFDKISCEAVERAKGKSQRTDWRVERKLNSETFGVAAARRGSYRGRGGFRGMGYRGGYRTNNYRQPQQNQRRGGGPSSDNRQTSQQQQPAQQPQQQQQQVK; encoded by the exons TTCGCTCATTCGGAACTGAAGATCGTGATGCTCAATATCCAGTCCCTGCCCAAAACCAAGTATATGATTATATACTGTTCAGGGGTACTGACATCAAGGACATCAGAGTCACCAACAATGTGTCCCATCCACAACCACTCAATGACCCTGCCATTATGCAGCTTTCAGTTCCACCATCACTGGGAGGTCAAACCTTCCATCAGACTCATCCAGTTTTGGGTGCAATGGGTCCTCAAATGGGTCAGTTTCCTGGTGCATATGGTGGCATTGGTACCATTGGAGCAATAGGCACTGGAGCTATTGGAACATCATTGGGCATGCAGAGAGACAACAGGGGTTTGAACAATTCAAAGCCAAGTGAGTTAATATTGGGAACTAGTCCCCAGTCCAATACTGTGAAACCCCCAGTTCTTTCCCCCACTGGTGTTCAACCTATTCAGCCTAATAATCAtg CTTCTGTTTTAGATCTTATTGGTGGCTCAAGAAGTACCACCCCTGCCAGCCTCAGTTCCAGAAAATCACCTACTAACGATCAGGGAGTCCAAGCGGGAGGATCAGGCCACAACGAGAAGAGAGTTGTGCAGCCAATTCAACCTCCCAATCAAAGAAACCAACAGAGACGGAGGTCAAGGGAAAGGAGAGATTCTAGAGAGAGAAATGACAACCAACAGCAAAACAGACAGCCCATTGGTCGATCTCAACAGAATAATGCCCAATACAGTTACCAACATCATCAAGGTGGATATTCAAACCAACACAATCAAGGATACCAACAGCACTATCAACAGCACCCCAGAGGTAATTGGGTGAACAATAGGGGTCCAATGAGGATGAGAGGCCGAGCAAGGGGCCCAGGCTACAGAAACAACATTGGTGCTGGTGGAAATAGATCAAGAAATACCTTGAAATTTGACAATGATTATGATTTTGAACAGGCCAATACTGAATTTGAGGAACTTAGAAGTCAGCTGGGGAAA TTAAAAATTGATGAAGTTGCAAGTGTAAGTACTAAGAGTGATGTGAATGGAGATGTGGACAAAAAAGATGATTCTGGAAATGAAACAGGTGCTGGAGAGACTGAACAAGAGGAGGAACATGAAGTATATTATGACAAGAGTAAATCCTTCTTTGATAAGATTTCATGTGAAGCAGTAGAACGAGCTAAAGGAAAATCTCAGAGGACTGACTGGCGTGTGGAACGTAAATTGAACTCTGAGACATTTGGAGTAGCAGCTGCAAGAAGAGGAAG TTACAGGGGTCGAGGTGGATTTAGAGGAATGGGCTACCGAGGAGGATACCGTACAAACAACTACCGACAACCCCAACAAAATCAGCGTCGTGGTGGAGGACCTAGCAGTGATAATCGACAGACATCCCAGCAACAACAACCAGCACAACAACCACAGCAGCAGCAGCAACAAG TGAAATAG
- the tral gene encoding protein LSM14 homolog B isoform X1 — protein MTTGMPELGSKISLISKADIRYEGRLFTVDPQECTIALASVRSFGTEDRDAQYPVPAQNQVYDYILFRGTDIKDIRVTNNVSHPQPLNDPAIMQLSVPPSLGGQTFHQTHPVLGAMGPQMGQFPGAYGGIGTIGAIGTGAIGTSLGMQRDNRGLNNSKPSELILGTSPQSNTVKPPVLSPTGVQPIQPNNHASVLDLIGGSRSTTPASLSSRKSPTNDQGVQAGGSGHNEKRVVQPIQPPNQRNQQRRRSRERRDSRERNDNQQQNRQPIGRSQQNNAQYSYQHHQGGYSNQHNQGYQQHYQQHPRGNWVNNRGPMRMRGRARGPGYRNNIGAGGNRSRNTLKFDNDYDFEQANTEFEELRSQLGKLKIDEVASVSTKSDVNGDVDKKDDSGNETGAGETEQEEEHEVYYDKSKSFFDKISCEAVERAKGKSQRTDWRVERKLNSETFGVAAARRGSYRGRGGFRGMGYRGGYRTNNYRQPQQNQRRGGGPSSDNRQTSQQQQPAQQPQQQQQQDETEKDPPQENIHNDTDSVKPLIVEAVDLPPECSQAQSKSDTVGSVPEPAMAVK, from the exons TTCGCTCATTCGGAACTGAAGATCGTGATGCTCAATATCCAGTCCCTGCCCAAAACCAAGTATATGATTATATACTGTTCAGGGGTACTGACATCAAGGACATCAGAGTCACCAACAATGTGTCCCATCCACAACCACTCAATGACCCTGCCATTATGCAGCTTTCAGTTCCACCATCACTGGGAGGTCAAACCTTCCATCAGACTCATCCAGTTTTGGGTGCAATGGGTCCTCAAATGGGTCAGTTTCCTGGTGCATATGGTGGCATTGGTACCATTGGAGCAATAGGCACTGGAGCTATTGGAACATCATTGGGCATGCAGAGAGACAACAGGGGTTTGAACAATTCAAAGCCAAGTGAGTTAATATTGGGAACTAGTCCCCAGTCCAATACTGTGAAACCCCCAGTTCTTTCCCCCACTGGTGTTCAACCTATTCAGCCTAATAATCAtg CTTCTGTTTTAGATCTTATTGGTGGCTCAAGAAGTACCACCCCTGCCAGCCTCAGTTCCAGAAAATCACCTACTAACGATCAGGGAGTCCAAGCGGGAGGATCAGGCCACAACGAGAAGAGAGTTGTGCAGCCAATTCAACCTCCCAATCAAAGAAACCAACAGAGACGGAGGTCAAGGGAAAGGAGAGATTCTAGAGAGAGAAATGACAACCAACAGCAAAACAGACAGCCCATTGGTCGATCTCAACAGAATAATGCCCAATACAGTTACCAACATCATCAAGGTGGATATTCAAACCAACACAATCAAGGATACCAACAGCACTATCAACAGCACCCCAGAGGTAATTGGGTGAACAATAGGGGTCCAATGAGGATGAGAGGCCGAGCAAGGGGCCCAGGCTACAGAAACAACATTGGTGCTGGTGGAAATAGATCAAGAAATACCTTGAAATTTGACAATGATTATGATTTTGAACAGGCCAATACTGAATTTGAGGAACTTAGAAGTCAGCTGGGGAAA TTAAAAATTGATGAAGTTGCAAGTGTAAGTACTAAGAGTGATGTGAATGGAGATGTGGACAAAAAAGATGATTCTGGAAATGAAACAGGTGCTGGAGAGACTGAACAAGAGGAGGAACATGAAGTATATTATGACAAGAGTAAATCCTTCTTTGATAAGATTTCATGTGAAGCAGTAGAACGAGCTAAAGGAAAATCTCAGAGGACTGACTGGCGTGTGGAACGTAAATTGAACTCTGAGACATTTGGAGTAGCAGCTGCAAGAAGAGGAAG TTACAGGGGTCGAGGTGGATTTAGAGGAATGGGCTACCGAGGAGGATACCGTACAAACAACTACCGACAACCCCAACAAAATCAGCGTCGTGGTGGAGGACCTAGCAGTGATAATCGACAGACATCCCAGCAACAACAACCAGCACAACAACCACAGCAGCAGCAGCAACAAG ACGAGACTGAAAAAGACCCACCACAGGAGAATATTCATAATGACACTGATTCTGTCAAACCACTCATTGTGGAGGCTGTAGATTTACCTCCAGAGTGTTCACAGGCTCAGAGCAAAAGTGACACCGTCGGGAGTGTTCCCGAACCTGCGATGGCAG TGAAATAG